A genome region from Deltaproteobacteria bacterium includes the following:
- a CDS encoding DUF2520 domain-containing protein, with product MKSLQTFFIAGAGSVGSGLAWALKDAGFKISGIWNRSPERFTRVSLPKDIKTYAGYEATGLADAMQDADVIVIAISDDAIESTSLALCSLAHFKSQTLIIHTSGCMPAQQLPAAKETKRGALHPLAALPDTELARSRLRQATYAVEGDQATQALLKELVEKLGGTSFSIRSHERGRYHAAAVMASNLVVSLLQQAQEQAALAGLDDPAPLLDLAIGALQASKEKDLIHALTGPVLRGDHKTIAKHLQVLDKSALDSYLPLSKNALKMARLRGLSAHAIWDIEQLLGQWDEQD from the coding sequence GTGAAATCACTTCAGACATTTTTCATTGCTGGCGCGGGAAGCGTGGGAAGCGGACTGGCATGGGCCCTCAAAGATGCAGGGTTCAAGATCAGCGGAATCTGGAACCGTAGCCCGGAGCGGTTCACCAGAGTCTCGTTACCCAAAGATATTAAAACCTATGCAGGATACGAAGCCACAGGTCTTGCCGATGCTATGCAAGACGCTGATGTTATCGTCATTGCGATAAGTGACGATGCCATTGAGAGCACCTCTCTGGCTCTATGCTCACTGGCGCATTTTAAGTCGCAAACCCTCATCATTCACACCTCTGGCTGCATGCCCGCCCAGCAACTGCCGGCCGCCAAAGAAACCAAGCGCGGTGCACTCCATCCATTGGCAGCTCTTCCAGATACCGAGCTTGCGCGTTCAAGGCTTCGTCAGGCAACCTACGCAGTCGAAGGTGATCAAGCCACACAAGCTCTGCTTAAAGAGCTTGTTGAGAAACTCGGAGGCACAAGCTTTAGCATTCGCTCTCATGAGCGGGGCCGCTACCATGCAGCCGCGGTGATGGCCTCCAACCTCGTGGTCTCACTGCTTCAGCAAGCCCAAGAGCAAGCCGCCCTTGCCGGCCTCGACGACCCTGCCCCTCTACTCGACCTCGCCATAGGCGCACTCCAAGCCAGTAAAGAGAAAGATCTTATCCATGCATTAACCGGTCCGGTTTTACGAGGTGACCATAAAACCATTGCCAAACATCTTCAGGTGCTCGATAAAAGTGCACTGGATAGTTATTTACCCTTGTCAAAGAACGCCTTGAAAATGGCTCGGCTTCGCGGACTTTCGGCTCATGCTATCTGGGACATCGAACAACTGTTGGGACAATGGGATGAACAAGACTAA